The following proteins are encoded in a genomic region of Pseudomonas sp. Os17:
- a CDS encoding DUF3224 domain-containing protein, which yields MLATGQFSVKLPAHPVAPGTEAAQLGRMAIHKTFEGDLQGTSLGEMLNSLGTVAGSAGYVALERVEGSLAGRHGSFVLMHYGVMDRGQATQHIQVLPDSAGGELLGLAGRMQIRIQDGQHHYEFDYSLPGDC from the coding sequence ATGCTCGCCACAGGACAATTCAGCGTCAAACTGCCCGCCCACCCCGTAGCCCCGGGCACCGAAGCGGCCCAACTGGGGCGCATGGCCATTCACAAGACCTTCGAAGGCGACCTGCAGGGAACCAGCCTCGGCGAAATGCTCAACAGCCTCGGCACCGTGGCAGGCTCGGCAGGCTATGTGGCCCTGGAACGCGTCGAGGGCAGCCTGGCCGGCCGACACGGCAGCTTCGTGCTGATGCACTACGGGGTCATGGACCGGGGCCAGGCGACCCAGCATATCCAGGTGCTGCCCGACTCCGCCGGGGGTGAACTGCTGGGCCTGGCGGGCCGGATGCAGATCCGCATCCAGGATGGTCAGCACCACTACGAGTTCGACTACAGCCTGCCCGGCGACTGCTAA
- a CDS encoding AraC family transcriptional regulator, with protein sequence MLNQRLAARHVEHLRQAPPPALAPWVEHFWYVGWALPESQVEHQQTLPHPNVHLVLEGNQARIWGPHRQRFCKTLAGHGWVFGIKFRAAAFQPFWGRSMELLRDRSLAAAEVLGTADSLLEAGPWPGMASMCERATAWLLAHLPAVDERVEWLNQLVERAAADPQLTRVQDLAQRAGVSPRQLQRLFAHYVGVSPKWVIARYRLHEALALLQRGEAQPDAELALRLGYFDQAHFVRDFQRMVGQPPAAYVRSQVARD encoded by the coding sequence GTGCTCAATCAGCGTCTGGCGGCCCGGCACGTCGAACACTTGCGGCAGGCACCGCCGCCCGCCCTGGCGCCCTGGGTGGAGCACTTCTGGTACGTGGGCTGGGCGTTGCCCGAATCGCAGGTCGAGCACCAGCAAACCTTGCCCCACCCCAACGTGCATCTGGTGCTGGAGGGCAATCAGGCGCGGATCTGGGGGCCGCACCGGCAACGCTTTTGCAAGACCCTGGCCGGTCACGGTTGGGTGTTCGGCATCAAGTTTCGTGCGGCGGCGTTCCAGCCGTTCTGGGGGCGCTCCATGGAGCTGTTGCGCGACCGTTCGCTCGCTGCGGCCGAGGTCTTGGGAACGGCCGACAGCCTGCTTGAGGCCGGCCCCTGGCCGGGCATGGCGTCGATGTGCGAGCGGGCCACGGCCTGGCTGCTGGCCCACTTGCCCGCGGTCGATGAGCGCGTGGAGTGGCTCAATCAACTGGTGGAGCGGGCCGCCGCCGACCCGCAACTGACCCGCGTGCAGGACCTGGCGCAACGGGCCGGCGTGAGCCCGCGCCAGTTGCAGCGGCTGTTTGCCCATTACGTGGGGGTGAGCCCGAAATGGGTCATTGCCCGCTATCGCCTGCACGAGGCCCTGGCTTTGCTGCAGCGCGGCGAGGCCCAGCCGGATGCCGAGCTGGCCCTGCGCCTGGGTTACTTCGACCAGGCGCATTTCGTCAGGGATTTCCAGCGCATGGTGGGCCAGCCGCCGGCGGCCTATGTGCGGAGCCAGGTGGCGCGGGACTGA
- a CDS encoding metal-dependent hydrolase produces MLPIRRDIKVELPAERACDWHEQGSHVSHFFNALSLLFPAGELFFMDSVRHYREQIHDPELKRQIQGFIGQEAMHSREHQHYNDLLQNAGLPAHLLDRRLRIILDFQKKHFPPAFNLAITVALEHYTAILADLLLRDPSRFGHSVEGYRQMWLWHALEETEHKAVSFDVFNQVIRPGPKRYLLRSATMLFTTLTFWLVVFDFHVRMLIADRRRGGHWRGLWRVLKYLYGSQGVFPRIALPWLQFFKPGFHPWDHDNREQLQRIEGLVQDIQRTRAAAAK; encoded by the coding sequence ATGCTGCCCATCCGCCGTGACATCAAGGTTGAACTGCCCGCCGAACGTGCCTGCGACTGGCACGAACAAGGCAGTCACGTCAGCCACTTCTTCAACGCTCTGTCCCTGCTGTTTCCCGCCGGCGAACTGTTCTTCATGGACAGCGTGCGCCACTACCGCGAGCAGATTCACGACCCCGAGCTCAAGCGCCAGATCCAGGGCTTCATCGGCCAGGAAGCCATGCACAGCCGCGAGCACCAGCACTACAACGACCTGTTGCAGAACGCCGGACTGCCGGCCCATCTGCTGGACCGGCGGCTGCGGATCATCCTCGACTTCCAGAAGAAACACTTTCCGCCGGCCTTCAACCTGGCGATCACCGTGGCCCTGGAACACTACACCGCGATCCTCGCCGACCTGCTGCTGCGCGACCCCAGCCGCTTCGGCCACTCGGTGGAAGGCTACCGGCAGATGTGGCTGTGGCATGCCCTGGAGGAAACCGAACACAAGGCGGTGTCCTTCGACGTCTTCAACCAGGTGATCCGCCCCGGGCCCAAACGCTACCTGCTGCGCAGCGCGACCATGCTCTTCACCACCCTGACCTTCTGGCTGGTGGTGTTCGACTTCCATGTGCGCATGCTGATCGCCGACCGCCGTCGCGGCGGCCACTGGCGCGGACTGTGGCGGGTGCTCAAGTACCTCTATGGCAGCCAGGGCGTGTTCCCGCGCATTGCCCTGCCCTGGCTGCAGTTCTTCAAACCCGGCTTTCATCCCTGGGATCACGACAACCGCGAGCAACTGCAACGCATCGAGGGCCTGGTGCAGGACATCCAGCGCACCCGAGCCGCCGCGGCCAAGTGA
- a CDS encoding SDR family NAD(P)-dependent oxidoreductase, whose product MKNFNGKVAAITGAASGMGRALAVALAREGCHLALADKNPQGLAQTVAQARAATLLPLRISSQELDVGDREAMFAWAAASAAEHGQINLIFNNAGVALSSTVEGSSLADLEWIVDVNFWGVVHGTQAFLPYLKQAGEGHIINTSSVFGLFSQPGMSGYNATKFAVRGFTESLRQELDMQGHGVSATCVHPGGIRTDIARTSRISDNVKGFLIDNEQQARDDFEKLFITSAETAAKVILHGVRKNKRRVLIGRDAHLLDLFVRLLPSAYQGLVVWLSRRLAPKPGRERPPLYKPQDERGL is encoded by the coding sequence ATGAAAAACTTTAACGGTAAAGTCGCCGCCATCACCGGCGCCGCCTCCGGCATGGGCCGGGCCCTGGCCGTCGCCCTGGCCCGCGAGGGCTGCCACCTGGCCCTGGCCGACAAGAACCCCCAGGGGCTGGCCCAGACCGTGGCCCAGGCCCGGGCCGCCACGCTGTTGCCGCTGCGCATCAGCAGCCAGGAGCTGGACGTCGGCGATCGCGAGGCGATGTTCGCCTGGGCCGCCGCCAGCGCCGCCGAACACGGCCAGATCAACCTGATCTTCAACAACGCCGGAGTCGCCCTGTCCAGCACCGTGGAAGGCTCCAGCCTGGCGGACCTGGAGTGGATCGTCGACGTCAACTTCTGGGGCGTGGTCCATGGCACCCAGGCCTTCCTGCCCTACCTCAAGCAGGCCGGCGAGGGGCACATCATCAACACCTCCAGCGTGTTCGGGCTGTTCTCCCAGCCGGGCATGAGCGGCTACAACGCCACCAAGTTCGCGGTGCGCGGCTTCACCGAATCCCTGCGCCAGGAACTGGACATGCAAGGCCACGGGGTCTCCGCCACCTGCGTGCACCCGGGGGGCATCCGCACCGACATCGCCCGCACCAGCCGCATCAGCGACAACGTCAAAGGCTTTTTGATCGACAACGAACAGCAGGCCCGGGACGACTTCGAAAAACTCTTCATCACCAGCGCCGAAACCGCCGCCAAGGTGATCCTGCACGGGGTGCGCAAGAACAAGCGACGGGTGCTGATCGGTCGCGACGCGCACCTGCTCGACCTGTTCGTGCGCCTGCTGCCCAGTGCCTACCAGGGACTGGTGGTGTGGCTCAGCCGGCGCCTGGCGCCCAAGCCGGGCCGGGAGCGGCCGCCGCTCTACAAGCCCCAGGACGAACGCGGCCTCTGA
- a CDS encoding flavin-containing monooxygenase, whose protein sequence is MNAYSPPDDPEVVDIAIIGAGFAGLCMAIKLKEAGLVDFFVAEQAASLGGTWRDNHYPGCACDVQSHVYSYSFAPNPHWTRQFAPQAEIREYLENCARDFALAPWLRFNMGLEQARFDEASARWQLRFGNGRQVSARVLVSGMGGLSRPALPEIDGLESFTGKRFHSQQWDHRYALQGKRVAVIGTGASAIQFVPKIASRVAQLKLFQRTPPWIMPKPDRKLSALERWAFKHLPFTQHLVRSALYWALESRVIAFARRPQLMKLVQRVALRHLRKQVPDPLLRQKLTPDYSIGCKRILISNDYYPALSRGNVGVISEPILRIDGDAVITADGNRHAVDCIIFGTGFQATDPLPRGLLFGRQGQDLVDSWSQGAHAYLGTCLPGFPNLFMIVGPNTGLGHNSMILMIEAQVDYILKALDRMRQDGLASIEVRPEVERQYNQRLQQRLAGAIWSVGGCRSWYLDPRSGKNTTLWPGSTWSFRRTVQHFRLQDYLSTQLPQPGTIAAAEAAARPLNLEEAVR, encoded by the coding sequence ATGAATGCGTACTCGCCACCCGACGACCCCGAGGTCGTGGACATCGCCATCATCGGCGCCGGCTTTGCCGGGCTGTGCATGGCAATCAAGCTCAAGGAAGCCGGGCTAGTGGATTTCTTTGTCGCCGAACAAGCCGCGTCCCTGGGGGGCACCTGGCGCGACAATCACTACCCCGGCTGCGCCTGCGACGTGCAATCCCATGTCTATTCCTATTCCTTTGCGCCCAATCCGCACTGGACCCGGCAGTTCGCGCCCCAGGCGGAGATCCGCGAATACCTGGAAAACTGCGCCCGGGATTTCGCCCTGGCACCCTGGCTGCGCTTCAACATGGGCCTGGAACAGGCGCGGTTCGATGAGGCCAGCGCGCGTTGGCAACTGCGCTTTGGCAACGGCCGCCAGGTCAGTGCCCGGGTGCTGGTGTCCGGCATGGGCGGCCTGTCGCGCCCCGCGCTACCGGAGATTGACGGGCTGGAAAGCTTCACCGGCAAGCGCTTCCACTCCCAGCAGTGGGACCATCGCTATGCCCTGCAAGGCAAGCGCGTGGCGGTGATCGGCACCGGCGCCAGCGCCATCCAGTTCGTGCCGAAAATCGCTTCGCGGGTGGCCCAGCTCAAACTGTTCCAGCGCACCCCGCCCTGGATCATGCCCAAGCCCGACCGCAAACTCAGCGCCCTGGAACGCTGGGCCTTCAAGCACCTGCCATTCACCCAGCATCTGGTGCGTTCGGCACTGTACTGGGCCCTGGAAAGCCGGGTCATTGCCTTTGCCCGGCGGCCGCAACTGATGAAGCTGGTGCAGCGCGTGGCTCTGCGTCACCTGCGCAAGCAAGTGCCCGACCCGCTGTTGCGCCAGAAACTGACCCCTGACTACAGCATCGGCTGCAAGCGCATCCTGATCTCCAACGACTACTACCCGGCCCTGTCCCGGGGCAATGTCGGGGTCATCAGCGAGCCGATCCTGCGCATCGACGGCGACGCCGTGATCACCGCCGACGGCAACCGCCATGCGGTGGACTGCATCATCTTCGGCACCGGCTTCCAGGCCACCGACCCGTTGCCCCGCGGCCTGCTGTTCGGCCGCCAGGGCCAGGACCTGGTGGACAGCTGGTCACAGGGCGCCCATGCCTACCTCGGCACCTGCCTGCCGGGCTTTCCCAACCTGTTCATGATCGTCGGCCCCAACACCGGCCTGGGCCACAACTCGATGATCCTGATGATCGAGGCCCAGGTGGACTACATCCTCAAGGCCCTGGACCGGATGCGCCAGGACGGCCTGGCCAGTATCGAGGTGCGCCCCGAGGTCGAGCGCCAGTACAACCAGCGCCTGCAGCAGCGCCTGGCCGGCGCCATCTGGAGCGTCGGCGGATGTCGCAGCTGGTACCTGGACCCGCGCAGCGGCAAGAACACCACCCTGTGGCCCGGGTCCACCTGGAGCTTTCGCAGGACCGTGCAGCACTTTCGCCTCCAGGACTACCTGAGCACCCAGCTGCCCCAGCCCGGAACCATCGCCGCCGCCGAAGCCGCAGCGCGCCCACTGAACCTCGAAGAGGCCGTCCGATGA
- a CDS encoding alpha/beta fold hydrolase, whose amino-acid sequence MEWLVAAAVFLVVSALLWGVSVRINRRIERQVPINGRFLEVGGERIHYTDEGRGPALLMIHGLSGCGRNLTHSLAPSLRERFRVITLDRPGSGYSTRARGAAADLPAQAALVARFIRTLDLGQPLVLGHSLGGAVALSLALDHPQSVSGLILVAPLTHPQRMLPLVFLSLGVRPAWLRRWMALTLAAPMAMLGRRGLVKAIFAPDPVPEDFAERGGGLLGMRSQNFYNASSEIAVVNRSLPEMVKRYPSLKLPVGLIYGSADSVLNYRKHGQAMVGKVPGLSLEIVQGRGHMLPISAVERVVALVEEVASRATPHRSATVLRPPFAASRAS is encoded by the coding sequence ATGGAATGGCTAGTGGCGGCGGCAGTCTTCCTGGTGGTCAGTGCGCTGCTCTGGGGCGTGAGCGTCCGCATCAATCGCAGGATCGAACGCCAGGTTCCGATCAACGGGCGTTTTCTGGAGGTCGGCGGCGAGCGTATTCACTACACCGACGAAGGCCGCGGTCCGGCATTGCTGATGATTCATGGCCTGTCCGGCTGCGGGCGCAACCTGACCCACTCCCTGGCTCCTTCATTGCGCGAGCGGTTCCGGGTCATCACCCTGGACCGCCCCGGGTCCGGCTATTCCACCCGGGCCCGCGGGGCGGCGGCGGACCTGCCGGCCCAGGCCGCCCTGGTGGCCAGATTCATACGTACCCTGGATCTGGGGCAGCCGCTGGTACTGGGGCATTCCCTGGGGGGCGCGGTGGCGCTGTCGTTGGCTCTGGATCATCCGCAATCGGTGTCCGGGCTGATCCTCGTGGCGCCCCTGACTCATCCGCAGCGCATGCTGCCGCTGGTGTTCCTGTCCCTGGGCGTGCGCCCGGCCTGGCTGCGCCGCTGGATGGCCCTGACCCTGGCGGCGCCCATGGCCATGCTCGGCCGCCGTGGGCTGGTCAAGGCGATATTCGCCCCGGACCCGGTCCCCGAGGACTTCGCCGAGCGCGGCGGGGGCTTGCTGGGCATGCGTTCGCAGAACTTCTACAACGCTTCCAGCGAGATCGCCGTGGTCAACCGTTCCTTGCCGGAGATGGTCAAGCGCTACCCCAGCCTGAAGCTGCCGGTCGGCTTGATCTATGGCTCGGCGGACTCGGTACTCAATTATCGCAAGCATGGGCAAGCGATGGTCGGCAAGGTGCCGGGGCTGTCCCTGGAGATTGTTCAGGGCAGGGGGCACATGCTGCCGATCAGCGCCGTTGAACGGGTGGTGGCCCTGGTTGAGGAGGTCGCCTCCCGGGCGACGCCGCACCGCAGCGCCACGGTGCTGCGCCCGCCGTTCGCGGCATCACGAGCAAGCTAG
- a CDS encoding alkane 1-monooxygenase, producing the protein MTVSVAAPGVWTDGKRHLWWLGTLPMITPLLAGLFALTTGVQVFWWSGVVVIFGLIPLIDGLLGEDASNPPESAVPDLEKQPYYRFIVYSCAVLSVLSLVVTAWMAVSGVDWIIAGGLLQLSQQLHLQGGLANFATFLTERAQLHGSVGWFTYLGMAMSTGAATGIAINIAHELGHKNRGMAKFLAKLALASTFYGHFFVEHNRGHHVRVATPEDPASSRLGESFWSFLPRTVWFSLRSAWHLESERLHKLGLPTLHWKNGVLSAWLYSVVLWGVLIAWLGVTVIPFLVIQGIYGFSLLEVVNYVEHYGLLRQKQPNGRYERCSPRHSWNSNRIVTNIFLFQLQRHSDHHANPTRPYQALRHFDESPQLPYGYATMIVWAYVPVLWRRLMDHRVLAHYAGDVRLANLHPAKRAELLRQYGFTDTDPGTAV; encoded by the coding sequence ATGACTGTTTCCGTGGCGGCACCCGGCGTCTGGACCGATGGCAAGCGCCACCTCTGGTGGCTTGGCACCTTGCCGATGATCACCCCTTTGCTGGCCGGGCTGTTTGCCCTCACCACCGGTGTCCAGGTGTTCTGGTGGAGCGGCGTGGTGGTGATCTTTGGCCTGATTCCATTGATTGACGGCCTGCTGGGGGAAGACGCCAGCAACCCGCCGGAATCCGCGGTTCCCGATCTGGAGAAACAGCCTTACTACCGCTTTATCGTCTACAGCTGCGCCGTGCTCTCGGTGCTGTCCCTGGTGGTCACTGCCTGGATGGCGGTCAGCGGGGTGGACTGGATCATCGCCGGCGGCCTGCTGCAGTTGAGCCAGCAGCTACACCTGCAGGGCGGCCTGGCGAACTTCGCCACATTCCTTACCGAGCGTGCGCAACTGCACGGCAGCGTCGGCTGGTTCACCTACCTGGGCATGGCCATGTCCACCGGTGCCGCCACCGGCATCGCCATCAACATCGCCCATGAACTGGGGCACAAGAACCGCGGTATGGCCAAGTTCCTGGCCAAACTGGCCCTGGCCTCGACCTTCTACGGGCACTTCTTCGTCGAGCACAACCGTGGCCACCACGTTCGCGTGGCGACCCCTGAAGATCCGGCCAGCTCGCGCCTTGGCGAGTCGTTCTGGAGTTTCCTGCCGCGCACCGTGTGGTTCAGCCTGCGTTCGGCCTGGCATTTGGAAAGCGAGCGCCTGCACAAGCTCGGGCTGCCGACCCTGCACTGGAAGAACGGCGTGCTCAGCGCCTGGCTCTACAGCGTGGTGCTCTGGGGCGTGCTGATCGCCTGGCTGGGCGTGACGGTGATTCCCTTCCTGGTGATCCAGGGCATCTACGGTTTCTCCCTGCTGGAGGTGGTGAACTACGTCGAGCACTACGGCCTGCTGCGCCAGAAGCAGCCCAACGGCCGCTACGAACGCTGCTCGCCACGTCACTCCTGGAACAGCAACCGTATCGTCACCAACATCTTCCTGTTCCAACTGCAACGGCACTCCGACCACCACGCCAACCCGACCCGCCCCTACCAGGCCCTGCGCCACTTCGACGAGTCGCCGCAGCTGCCTTATGGCTACGCCACCATGATCGTCTGGGCCTATGTGCCAGTGCTCTGGCGGCGGCTGATGGACCACCGGGTCCTGGCGCATTACGCCGGGGACGTGCGGCTGGCCAATCTGCATCCGGCCAAGCGTGCCGAACTGCTGCGGCAATACGGTTTTACCGACACCGATCCAGGCACCGCCGTTTAG
- the praA gene encoding alkane oxidation protein activator PraA codes for MSISPLFAARLFVVLVGVSLLNAAEAARIEPANTEFSAKGPISFAKSIINADCTIQVSGKVSPDGSFASVDKVDFSGGLKCGQVEATHLPWKLVAKDETSGAMSGIRVTVHAPLVGGECGPSTAEGSWNNSTGKLEAAQVSLDGGCTIKTVSIQMPPTFRVAP; via the coding sequence ATGTCTATTTCACCTCTGTTCGCTGCCCGGCTGTTCGTGGTCCTGGTGGGCGTGTCACTGCTGAACGCCGCCGAAGCCGCGCGCATCGAACCGGCCAATACCGAGTTCAGTGCCAAGGGCCCCATCAGCTTTGCCAAAAGCATCATCAATGCCGACTGCACCATCCAGGTCAGCGGCAAGGTCAGCCCCGACGGCAGCTTTGCCAGCGTCGACAAGGTCGACTTCAGCGGTGGCCTCAAGTGCGGCCAGGTGGAGGCCACGCACCTGCCCTGGAAGCTGGTCGCCAAGGACGAAACCAGCGGCGCCATGTCCGGCATCCGGGTCACGGTGCACGCGCCCCTGGTGGGCGGCGAATGCGGACCGAGCACCGCCGAGGGCAGCTGGAACAACAGCACCGGAAAACTCGAGGCGGCCCAGGTCAGCCTCGACGGCGGCTGCACCATCAAGACCGTATCGATCCAGATGCCGCCCACGTTCCGGGTGGCGCCCTGA
- the praB gene encoding alkane oxidation protein activator PraB produces the protein MQSIKTLVSVASFAICLGAASMANAATIAPAGATFSAPGTISVSSPASFGVPVNCNINFTGTVAANGSNASITGATVSGSNSLCGVPSLLGLPWTLTASSATAGTVTGVNFKILSNCSSAPVTINVTWNNATNTLSIPSAQTVGSCKITALSVNPSPAFTVTP, from the coding sequence ATGCAAAGCATCAAGACTCTGGTATCCGTAGCTTCCTTCGCCATCTGCCTCGGCGCCGCGTCGATGGCCAACGCCGCAACCATCGCGCCTGCCGGGGCGACCTTCTCGGCACCGGGCACCATTTCGGTGTCTTCGCCGGCGTCGTTCGGTGTGCCGGTCAACTGCAACATCAATTTCACCGGTACCGTGGCCGCCAACGGCTCCAATGCTTCGATCACCGGCGCCACTGTCAGTGGCAGCAACTCGCTGTGCGGCGTGCCGTCGCTGCTGGGCCTGCCTTGGACCCTGACCGCGTCCAGCGCCACTGCGGGTACCGTGACCGGGGTCAACTTCAAGATCCTCTCCAACTGCAGCAGCGCTCCAGTGACCATCAACGTCACCTGGAACAACGCCACCAACACCCTGAGCATTCCTTCGGCGCAAACCGTCGGCAGCTGCAAGATCACGGCTCTGAGCGTCAACCCAAGCCCGGCGTTCACTGTCACTCCATGA
- a CDS encoding outer membrane protein transport protein — MNNKKHKIQTVIGLAVLGGLISSGSVQAGGFSTPTYGAPGWGRAFGGGSLFKNDPSAAFNNPAAMAFIDQNVAQMTVDYARIKMKFKGNVNDYQGNPASTVPVDEFGSISGDPVPLTGNGGEGGFTAWLPTGFMVLPINDRFAFGLSQVVPLGMRSTWDEGWKGRDFAVDTKIETVGLTGALSFKVREDFSIGAGVIVQHSKGFVSQNLNLSGAAGMSVLPGAPSGAGSDLMRVKVDNTSVGWFTGVTWKPTEQDTVGLNYHAKIKNKMEGKYNIRVDALGRNFTTLPAGPNGETLTELAYPGLKLFPDGANASTQLDIPATAGLDWVHVFNDRFTLGASVLWTQWSSFKDLTLKSDGNVLVAIPYKYKDAVMYSLGGDYKFTDQLTLRAGVAFDETPTRNSTRDPRIPDNDRWFTSLGFGYDIKAIPGLTIDGAYSRQFVKEAKLKTVNQDRLGGSSIDGKVDAKGEVVSLSATYHF, encoded by the coding sequence ATGAATAATAAGAAACACAAGATCCAGACAGTCATCGGCCTGGCCGTGCTGGGTGGCTTGATCAGTTCCGGGTCGGTTCAAGCGGGTGGTTTCTCTACTCCAACGTACGGTGCTCCCGGCTGGGGCCGGGCGTTCGGTGGGGGTTCGCTGTTCAAGAATGATCCCAGTGCGGCCTTCAACAACCCGGCGGCCATGGCGTTCATCGATCAGAACGTGGCACAGATGACCGTGGATTACGCACGGATCAAGATGAAATTCAAAGGCAATGTCAACGACTATCAGGGCAATCCGGCCTCCACCGTTCCCGTGGACGAGTTTGGCAGCATCAGTGGAGACCCCGTGCCGCTGACCGGAAATGGCGGGGAGGGTGGTTTCACTGCCTGGCTACCTACCGGCTTCATGGTATTGCCGATCAACGACCGCTTCGCCTTCGGCCTCAGTCAGGTGGTGCCGTTGGGCATGCGCAGCACCTGGGATGAGGGCTGGAAGGGCCGCGACTTCGCTGTAGATACCAAGATCGAAACGGTTGGTCTGACCGGGGCTCTTTCGTTCAAGGTTCGCGAAGATTTCTCCATCGGTGCTGGTGTAATCGTGCAGCACAGCAAGGGCTTCGTCAGCCAGAACCTCAACCTCAGCGGCGCAGCTGGCATGTCCGTACTGCCTGGAGCGCCTTCCGGCGCCGGTTCGGACCTGATGCGAGTCAAGGTGGATAACACCTCGGTCGGCTGGTTCACCGGCGTCACCTGGAAACCCACCGAACAGGACACCGTGGGCCTGAACTATCACGCCAAGATCAAGAACAAGATGGAGGGCAAGTACAACATTCGCGTCGATGCCTTGGGTCGAAACTTCACCACTCTGCCGGCAGGCCCCAATGGCGAGACCCTGACGGAACTGGCGTATCCAGGCCTCAAGCTCTTCCCCGATGGTGCCAACGCCAGTACCCAACTGGATATTCCCGCCACCGCCGGGCTGGATTGGGTGCACGTGTTCAATGACCGCTTCACCCTCGGCGCCAGTGTGCTCTGGACCCAGTGGTCGTCGTTCAAGGACCTGACGCTCAAGTCCGACGGCAATGTCCTGGTCGCCATTCCCTACAAGTACAAGGACGCGGTGATGTACTCGTTAGGAGGCGACTACAAGTTCACCGACCAACTGACCCTGCGCGCCGGTGTGGCCTTCGATGAAACCCCAACCCGTAATTCCACACGTGACCCACGGATCCCGGACAACGATCGCTGGTTCACCTCTTTGGGATTCGGCTATGACATCAAGGCCATTCCAGGGTTGACCATCGACGGCGCGTACTCGCGGCAGTTCGTCAAGGAGGCCAAGCTCAAGACCGTCAACCAGGATCGCCTCGGTGGTTCCAGCATCGATGGCAAGGTCGACGCCAAAGGCGAAGTGGTAAGTCTCTCCGCGACCTATCACTTCTGA